The following is a genomic window from Butyricimonas faecihominis.
GGAATTTCTCCTATATTGGCGGAACGTCTTTGGTTAGGGACTACACTGGTACTTTTCACGTGTTTCCTTTCTATTGCCCGGGTTTAAATATGTGGAAAAAAAGATTGTATATTTTGTTTTTTTTAACGTACATATCCGCGTAGGGATACTACATTTGTGTGCTAATCAATAAAAAATATGAAAATAGACCGATTTCTTCAATTATTTGTGGTAAAGGAAAAAAAGTTTTACCCTTTGTATATCGAGCAAGCCGCTAATATAGAGGCTGCAGCCAAACTTTTGGTGGAGTTATTACAAGAGCAAGACCCTGAAAAACAGAAAGCGCTGTACAAGGACATCAAGGAGTACGAGCATAGTGGAGATATGATCACCGCTAAGTTGTACGAGGAATTGAACAAGACGTTTGTTACCCCTTTCGATCGCGAGGACATCAATCTGTTGAGTGGACGTATGGATACGTTCCTCGATTTTATTCACGATGCAGCGAAACGAATGTTGATGTACCGTCCGAAGAGTGTGAACCAGTTGTTGATTGCAATGGGACAATGTATAGTGGAAGATGCTCGTATCTTGAAGGATATTATGAATGGATTGGAGTATATCCAGAAAAAACCGCAGGAGATTAACGAGAAATGTGTTCGAATCAAACAGATCGAGCATGACGTGGATGATTTGTATGAACAATTTATGAGTGATGTTTTCGCGAACGAGAAGGACGCTATCGAACTCGTGAAACTGAAGAATATCGGTCAGGTGTTGGAAGATGCTACCGACCGGGCAAAGGACGTGGGGGATATTGTGCGAGGTATTATTATTAAATTTGCCTGATCGCTATGTTGACAATCGTTCTTTTAGCTATTGTGATCGCTCTTCTTTTCGACTTTTTGAACGGAATGAATGATGCGGCCAATTCGATCGCTACGATCGTGGCGACACGTGTATTTTCTCCCACGATGGCTGTTTGCTGGGCAGCATTCTGGAACTTTGCCGCTATCTTTATTTTTGGGGTGAGCGTGGCTCACACGATGGGCGAAGGAATCGTGGATCCCTCGAAAATCAATGAATATCTTATTTTGGCAGCTTTGATCGGTTCGGTGATCTGGGTTTGGTTGTGTACTCATTTCGGTATGCCGATCAGTGTGTCCCACGCTTTGATCGGGGGATTGATCGGTCCGGTATGG
Proteins encoded in this region:
- a CDS encoding DUF47 domain-containing protein — its product is MKIDRFLQLFVVKEKKFYPLYIEQAANIEAAAKLLVELLQEQDPEKQKALYKDIKEYEHSGDMITAKLYEELNKTFVTPFDREDINLLSGRMDTFLDFIHDAAKRMLMYRPKSVNQLLIAMGQCIVEDARILKDIMNGLEYIQKKPQEINEKCVRIKQIEHDVDDLYEQFMSDVFANEKDAIELVKLKNIGQVLEDATDRAKDVGDIVRGIIIKFA